The Streptomyces europaeiscabiei genome window below encodes:
- a CDS encoding NAD(P)/FAD-dependent oxidoreductase, which yields MSPPPTDHDTDLLIVGAGPTGLFAAYYAGFRGLSVTVVDSLPEPGGQINAMYPEKQIFDIAGFPAVRGRELVDRLLEQAAPYDPHHLLGHRADTLDRTAEGTFVVTTHQGARVRAGAVLVTGGIGTFTPRPLPAAAAYEGAGLAYFVRRPDDYAGRDVVIVGGGDSAFDWALTLHPIAASVTLVHRRDAFRAHPATVAAVRAAGVEIITEAELSRVIGDGRSIEAVEITRRVPGDGMTHHLPCQGIIAALGFTANLGPLLTWGIDIENRRHIPVDSAMRTSVPGIYAAGDINDYPGKVRLIAVGFGEAATAVNNAAHHIDPEQPVFPGHSTDVPTTAPAVA from the coding sequence ATGTCCCCGCCCCCCACCGATCACGACACGGATCTGCTCATCGTGGGAGCCGGCCCCACCGGCCTGTTCGCCGCCTACTACGCCGGCTTCCGCGGTCTGTCCGTCACCGTCGTGGACTCGCTGCCCGAGCCCGGCGGCCAGATCAACGCCATGTACCCGGAGAAGCAGATCTTCGACATTGCCGGATTCCCCGCGGTACGGGGACGGGAACTCGTCGACAGGCTCCTGGAGCAGGCGGCGCCCTACGACCCGCACCACCTGCTCGGCCACCGGGCCGACACGCTGGACCGGACCGCGGAGGGCACCTTCGTCGTGACCACGCACCAGGGTGCGCGGGTGCGGGCCGGGGCCGTGCTTGTCACCGGCGGCATCGGCACCTTCACTCCCCGCCCGCTGCCGGCCGCCGCCGCGTACGAAGGGGCCGGGCTGGCCTACTTCGTGCGCCGGCCGGACGACTACGCGGGCCGTGACGTCGTGATCGTCGGCGGCGGCGACAGCGCCTTCGACTGGGCCCTCACCCTGCACCCGATCGCCGCCTCCGTGACCCTCGTCCACCGCCGCGACGCCTTCCGCGCGCACCCGGCCACCGTGGCCGCCGTACGAGCAGCGGGCGTGGAGATCATCACCGAAGCCGAACTGTCCCGCGTGATCGGCGACGGCCGGAGCATCGAGGCGGTCGAGATCACCCGACGGGTTCCCGGCGACGGGATGACCCACCATCTGCCCTGCCAGGGGATCATCGCCGCCCTCGGCTTCACCGCCAACCTCGGCCCGCTCCTCACCTGGGGCATCGACATCGAGAACAGGCGGCACATCCCGGTCGACTCCGCGATGCGTACCTCCGTGCCGGGGATCTACGCGGCGGGCGACATCAACGACTACCCCGGCAAGGTGCGGCTGATCGCGGTCGGCTTCGGCGAGGCCGCCACCGCCGTCAACAACGCCGCGCACCACATCGACCCCGAACAGCCGGTGTTCCCCGGCCACTCCACCGACGTCCCGACGACGGCCCCGGCCGTCGCGTAA
- the fdxA gene encoding ferredoxin: MPYVIAEACIDITDRSCMEECPVDCIYEGDRKLYINPMECIDCGNCEPVCPVQAISQDRRVPTELKDFVADNKRFFTEPLPGRDAPIGAPGGAAGHGPAGTDTELVAGYDPRG; this comes from the coding sequence ATGCCCTACGTCATCGCCGAGGCGTGCATCGACATCACGGACCGCTCCTGCATGGAGGAGTGTCCTGTCGACTGCATCTACGAAGGCGACCGCAAGCTCTACATCAATCCCATGGAGTGCATCGACTGCGGCAACTGCGAGCCCGTCTGCCCCGTGCAGGCGATCTCCCAGGACCGCCGGGTGCCCACGGAGCTGAAGGACTTCGTCGCCGACAACAAGCGGTTCTTCACCGAGCCCCTGCCGGGCCGGGACGCGCCGATCGGTGCACCGGGTGGCGCCGCGGGCCACGGCCCGGCCGGCACGGACACCGAACTCGTCGCCGGGTACGACCCGCGCGGCTGA
- a CDS encoding benzoate-CoA ligase family protein yields MTDAFNTADYLVDRHVREGNGSRTALVTPVRTLTYEHLAAEVRRVAAGLRALGVRPEERVLMCMADDVELFTGILAAFHIGAVALPASTMLTGPELGKLVADSRCRVVLGSAEFEPVVRAALQQAPEVEHAVLTGQDTTGLPGHVEGHTWQQLLDGGAGTDDGPYPTWPDSPALWLYTSGTTGLPKAAMHRHVDIRFAAENYGQRVLGLGPDDRCLSVAKLFFAYGIGNSLFFPLAAGGTALLEPSRPSPALFAKRAAGDRATVLFGTPSFFGPLLASADIPDDAFTTVRMGASAGEALPARMYDGMLQRFGVEVLDGIGSTEMLHIFISNRSGRVHPGSSGEPVPGYAVELRDVEGRVVKGDNTPGELYVRGESAATGYWCRAETSRQVFLGDWVRTGDTYVRNTDGTYTCMGRTNDLLKAGGIWVSPAEVEERLLAHPDVAEVAVVGVPDADGLDKPVACVVPKPGHEVHPEALVAWCREGLAAFKRPRGVIGLPELPRTPTGKIRRNVLRAMVRDGSWAEAPVPPG; encoded by the coding sequence ATGACCGATGCGTTCAACACGGCGGACTACCTGGTCGACCGGCACGTGCGGGAGGGCAACGGCTCCCGCACGGCCCTCGTCACCCCAGTCCGGACTCTGACCTACGAGCATCTGGCGGCCGAGGTGCGCCGGGTAGCGGCCGGACTGCGGGCCCTCGGCGTACGCCCCGAGGAACGCGTTCTGATGTGCATGGCCGACGACGTGGAGCTCTTCACCGGCATCCTCGCCGCCTTCCACATCGGCGCCGTGGCCCTCCCCGCCTCGACCATGCTCACCGGCCCCGAACTGGGAAAACTGGTGGCCGACTCGCGCTGCCGGGTCGTGCTGGGCTCCGCCGAGTTCGAGCCGGTCGTCCGGGCGGCGCTCCAGCAGGCCCCGGAGGTAGAGCACGCCGTCCTCACCGGGCAGGACACGACCGGACTCCCGGGCCACGTCGAGGGCCACACCTGGCAGCAGCTGCTGGACGGCGGCGCAGGCACGGACGACGGGCCGTACCCGACCTGGCCGGACTCGCCCGCCCTGTGGCTCTACACCTCGGGCACCACGGGCCTGCCCAAGGCGGCCATGCACCGGCACGTCGACATCAGGTTCGCGGCCGAGAACTACGGGCAGCGGGTGCTGGGTCTCGGCCCGGACGACCGCTGCCTGTCGGTGGCCAAGCTCTTCTTCGCCTACGGCATCGGCAACTCCCTGTTCTTCCCGCTGGCGGCGGGCGGCACGGCACTGCTGGAACCCTCCAGACCGTCCCCCGCGCTGTTCGCCAAGCGGGCGGCCGGCGACCGGGCGACCGTCCTGTTCGGCACCCCCAGCTTCTTCGGGCCGCTCCTCGCTTCCGCCGACATCCCGGACGACGCCTTCACGACCGTACGGATGGGCGCCTCCGCCGGTGAGGCACTGCCCGCGCGGATGTACGACGGGATGCTGCAGCGGTTCGGAGTGGAGGTGCTCGACGGCATCGGCTCCACCGAGATGCTGCACATCTTCATCTCCAACCGGTCGGGCAGGGTCCACCCCGGATCCTCCGGCGAGCCCGTGCCCGGGTACGCGGTGGAGCTGCGTGACGTCGAGGGCCGGGTGGTCAAGGGCGACAACACGCCCGGCGAGCTCTATGTGCGCGGGGAATCCGCCGCCACCGGCTACTGGTGCCGGGCCGAGACCAGCCGCCAGGTCTTCCTCGGCGACTGGGTACGCACCGGCGACACCTACGTCCGCAACACCGACGGCACCTACACCTGCATGGGGCGCACCAACGACCTGCTCAAGGCCGGCGGCATCTGGGTCTCGCCCGCCGAGGTGGAGGAGCGGCTGCTCGCCCACCCGGACGTGGCCGAGGTCGCCGTGGTCGGCGTACCCGACGCCGACGGGCTGGACAAACCGGTCGCCTGCGTGGTGCCCAAGCCCGGCCACGAGGTCCATCCCGAGGCGCTCGTGGCGTGGTGCCGCGAGGGCCTGGCCGCCTTCAAACGCCCGCGCGGCGTGATCGGGCTGCCCGAGCTGCCCCGCACCCCCACCGGCAAGATCCGTCGCAACGTGCTGCGCGCGATGGTCCGCGACGGCTCCTGGGCGGAGGCGCCGGTGCCTCCGGGCTGA
- a CDS encoding tannase/feruloyl esterase family alpha/beta hydrolase produces the protein MKRPDPPAGSHRSARRFRPAVLGGMVLTMGLTVLSPASHGAALPSGDRPSGDPVRSCASLTELTFIDGTRVTSAGEAPGTPAICHVRLTVPESVNIAVSLPAHGWNGRFQGVGGGGYAGVLTPPDDAAKAGYAAAATDTGHTGSPVSGAWAWSPTGMKQNLITDFARRSVHEMTVKGKAVTGAYYGKAPHHSYWNGCSTGGRQGLMEAQRHPEDYDGILSAAPAINWDRFIPSELWPQVVMRESGHVVSSCTFEAVNKAVVAACDGKDGVRDGIVDPRTCRFDPSKLIGKQTSCGTITAQDAAVVKKIWEGPRRQNGSFLWYGLTPGTSFAGLAGSTPTGQAAPFPITTDWFAYWLAKNPDFDWHSVTTADFADWFDRSRAEYHDVIGTDDPDLGAFRDGGGKLILWHGWADQLIFPQGTIDYFQRVAAEMGGKARAERFARLFMAPGVEHCAGGPGAAPVDPLAALVKWVEQGDAPKTLLGRNADITRPLCRWPAVPRYTGHGSTSDAANFRCAAAYDPQRR, from the coding sequence ATGAAACGCCCCGATCCCCCAGCGGGTTCGCACCGGTCCGCCCGCCGTTTCCGGCCCGCCGTACTGGGCGGCATGGTCCTCACGATGGGGCTGACGGTCCTGTCCCCGGCCAGTCACGGAGCCGCACTGCCCTCCGGTGACCGGCCCTCCGGTGATCCGGTCAGATCCTGTGCGAGCCTGACCGAGCTGACCTTCATCGACGGCACCCGCGTCACCAGCGCCGGGGAGGCCCCCGGCACCCCCGCGATCTGTCACGTGCGCCTGACCGTGCCGGAGAGCGTCAACATCGCGGTCTCCTTGCCGGCGCACGGTTGGAACGGACGGTTCCAGGGCGTCGGAGGCGGCGGTTACGCCGGTGTCCTGACGCCCCCCGACGACGCCGCGAAGGCCGGCTACGCCGCGGCGGCCACCGACACCGGCCACACCGGATCCCCCGTGTCCGGCGCCTGGGCGTGGTCGCCCACCGGGATGAAGCAGAACCTGATCACCGACTTCGCCCGCCGCTCGGTGCACGAGATGACGGTGAAGGGCAAGGCGGTGACCGGGGCCTACTACGGAAAGGCACCCCACCACTCCTACTGGAACGGCTGCTCGACCGGTGGCAGGCAGGGCCTGATGGAGGCTCAGCGCCACCCCGAGGACTACGACGGCATCCTCTCCGCGGCACCCGCCATCAACTGGGACCGGTTCATCCCGTCGGAGTTGTGGCCCCAGGTCGTGATGCGGGAGAGCGGCCATGTCGTCAGCTCCTGCACCTTCGAAGCGGTCAACAAGGCGGTTGTCGCCGCCTGTGACGGCAAGGACGGTGTCAGGGACGGGATCGTCGACCCCCGGACCTGCCGCTTCGACCCGTCGAAGCTGATCGGTAAGCAGACGTCCTGCGGCACCATCACCGCCCAGGACGCGGCCGTGGTCAAGAAGATCTGGGAGGGTCCGCGCCGCCAGAACGGCTCCTTCCTCTGGTACGGCCTGACACCGGGCACCTCGTTCGCCGGCCTGGCCGGCAGCACCCCCACCGGCCAGGCCGCGCCGTTCCCGATCACGACCGACTGGTTCGCGTACTGGCTGGCCAAGAATCCGGACTTCGACTGGCACAGTGTCACCACGGCCGACTTTGCCGACTGGTTCGACCGGTCCCGGGCCGAGTACCACGACGTGATCGGCACCGACGACCCCGATCTCGGAGCATTCCGTGACGGGGGCGGCAAGCTGATCCTGTGGCACGGATGGGCCGACCAGCTGATCTTCCCGCAGGGCACGATCGACTACTTCCAGCGCGTGGCCGCCGAGATGGGCGGAAAGGCCCGCGCCGAGCGGTTCGCACGGCTGTTCATGGCTCCGGGCGTCGAGCACTGCGCCGGCGGTCCCGGCGCCGCACCGGTCGATCCACTCGCCGCGCTGGTGAAGTGGGTCGAGCAGGGTGATGCTCCGAAGACCCTCCTGGGCCGCAACGCGGACATCACCCGGCCGCTGTGCCGCTGGCCCGCTGTTCCCCGTTACACGGGCCACGGCAGTACGTCCGACGCCGCCAACTTCCGTTGCGCCGCTGCGTACGACCCGCAGCGGCGGTAA
- the boxC gene encoding 2,3-epoxybenzoyl-CoA dihydrolase: protein MVVASNPDAAQAAQGTPEAAAPVVVSFDRSPDAYRHWRLSTDGPVAWLEMDVDEQGGLVPGYELKLNSYDLGVDIELYDALQRLRFEHPEVRSVVLTSAKEKVFCAGANIRMLAASSHQWKVNFCKFTNETRNSMEDASEHSGLTFIAAVNGSCAGGGYELALACDKILLIDDNSSAVALPEVPLLGVLPGTGGLTRVTDKRRVRKDLADLFATRSDGVRGKTAVDWRLVDEVVPRRDFRTIVEQRAVEAAESSSRPADARGVALTPLEREVTEDGITYRHVRAEYDRSLGLVSITVKGPGEDAPADAAALHAQGADGWLLALTRELDDLILLLRTNETELGTWVLRTEGDPTLVLAHERAVLDAADDGDWLAGEITHYYKRTLKRLDVTSRSLIALIEPGSCFAGLLLELAVACDLQYMLDGPPIEDPDSDDRALLTLSEANFGAFPMGNGLTRLQSRFYQEDDHIDWLRRESGQPVSPAQARELGLVTDAPDDIDWEDEIRIVLESRAALSPDALTGMEANHRFVGPETIETKIFGRLTAWQNWIFIRPNASGPEGALRRYGTGQKAVYDRKRV from the coding sequence ATGGTGGTGGCAAGCAACCCGGACGCGGCCCAAGCCGCGCAGGGCACACCGGAGGCCGCGGCCCCGGTGGTGGTGTCCTTCGACCGCAGTCCGGACGCGTACCGGCACTGGAGACTCAGCACGGACGGGCCGGTCGCGTGGCTGGAGATGGACGTCGACGAGCAGGGCGGCCTGGTCCCCGGGTACGAGCTGAAGCTCAACTCCTACGACCTCGGCGTGGACATCGAGCTCTACGACGCTCTTCAGCGGCTGCGGTTCGAGCACCCCGAGGTGCGCTCGGTGGTGCTGACCAGCGCCAAGGAGAAGGTCTTCTGCGCCGGGGCGAACATCCGGATGCTGGCCGCCTCCTCGCACCAGTGGAAGGTGAACTTCTGCAAGTTCACCAACGAGACCCGCAACAGCATGGAGGACGCCTCGGAGCACTCCGGGCTCACCTTCATCGCAGCGGTCAACGGCTCCTGCGCGGGCGGCGGTTACGAACTCGCCCTGGCCTGCGACAAGATCCTGCTGATCGACGACAACTCCTCGGCGGTGGCCCTGCCCGAGGTCCCGCTGCTCGGCGTCCTCCCCGGCACCGGCGGCCTGACCCGGGTCACCGACAAGCGACGCGTCCGCAAGGACCTGGCCGACCTCTTCGCCACCCGCAGCGACGGCGTACGCGGCAAGACGGCGGTGGACTGGCGGCTGGTGGACGAGGTCGTCCCGCGCCGCGACTTCCGCACGATCGTCGAGCAGCGCGCGGTGGAGGCCGCCGAAAGCAGCTCCCGTCCGGCGGACGCCCGGGGCGTCGCCCTGACCCCGTTGGAGCGCGAGGTCACCGAGGACGGCATCACCTACCGCCATGTGCGCGCCGAGTACGACCGCTCCCTCGGCCTGGTCAGCATCACGGTCAAGGGTCCCGGCGAGGACGCCCCCGCCGACGCCGCCGCGCTCCACGCGCAGGGCGCCGACGGCTGGCTGCTGGCCCTCACCCGGGAGCTCGACGACCTGATTCTGCTGCTGCGGACGAACGAGACCGAGCTCGGCACCTGGGTGCTGCGCACGGAGGGCGACCCCACGCTCGTCCTGGCCCATGAGCGGGCCGTACTGGACGCCGCCGACGACGGTGACTGGCTCGCGGGCGAGATCACGCACTACTACAAGCGCACCCTGAAGCGGCTCGACGTCACCAGCCGCAGCCTGATCGCGCTGATCGAGCCGGGCAGCTGCTTCGCCGGGCTGCTGCTGGAGCTGGCCGTCGCCTGCGACCTGCAGTACATGCTGGACGGCCCGCCGATCGAGGACCCCGACAGTGACGACCGGGCCCTCCTCACCCTCTCGGAGGCGAACTTCGGCGCCTTCCCGATGGGTAACGGCCTCACCCGCCTCCAGTCCCGCTTCTACCAGGAGGACGACCACATCGACTGGCTGCGCCGCGAGAGCGGGCAGCCCGTGAGCCCCGCCCAGGCCCGCGAACTCGGCCTCGTCACCGACGCGCCCGACGACATCGACTGGGAGGACGAGATCCGCATCGTCCTGGAGAGCCGGGCCGCGCTGAGCCCGGACGCGCTGACCGGGATGGAGGCGAACCACCGCTTCGTCGGCCCGGAGACCATCGAAACCAAGATCTTCGGCCGGCTCACCGCCTGGCAGAACTGGATTTTCATACGACCCAACGCCTCCGGCCCCGAGGGCGCCCTGCGCCGCTACGGCACCGGTCAGAAGGCGGTCTACGACCGGAAGCGAGTGTGA
- the boxB gene encoding benzoyl-CoA 2,3-epoxidase subunit BoxB translates to MPTNIDYDSKIPNNVALADDRRLQRALEGWQPKFLNWWGEMGPTLENQGVYLRTAVSVGRDGWAHFDHVNVPDYRWGIFLSEPTPDRRIAFGEHKGQPVWQQLPGEYRADLQRLIVIQGDTEPASVEQQRLLGLTAPSLYDLRNLFQVNVEEGRHLWAMVYLLHAYFGREGREEAEALLFRNSGSPDTPRILGAFNEETADWLAFYMFTYFTDRDGKYQLGSLKESAFDPLSRTCTFMLKEEAHHMMVGTTGIDRVVTRSAQLIREHDTLDIAACGGIPLDIIQKYINFHYTVSLDLFGSETSTNAANYYTAGLKGRWQEERRKDDHRLADDSAFLGKPEADGSWSQEEVPALLALNLDLRDEYIADCENGLKRWNRILEDHGIAFRLRLPHPGFNRSVGIAAGHHITPDGTIVDEQTWEASRRHWLPTVEDLAFVRSLMQPVYERGRIANWVAPPVNGINGQPFEYEYVRLV, encoded by the coding sequence ATGCCCACGAACATCGACTACGACTCCAAGATCCCCAACAACGTCGCCCTCGCCGACGACCGCCGCCTCCAGCGGGCCCTGGAGGGCTGGCAGCCCAAGTTCCTCAACTGGTGGGGCGAGATGGGCCCGACGCTGGAGAACCAGGGCGTCTACCTGCGTACCGCCGTGTCGGTCGGACGCGACGGTTGGGCCCACTTCGACCACGTCAACGTGCCCGACTACCGGTGGGGCATCTTCCTGTCCGAGCCCACCCCCGACCGCCGTATCGCCTTCGGTGAGCACAAGGGACAGCCCGTCTGGCAGCAGCTGCCCGGCGAGTACCGCGCCGACCTGCAGCGCCTGATCGTCATCCAGGGCGACACCGAGCCGGCCTCGGTCGAGCAGCAGCGCCTGCTGGGCCTGACCGCGCCGAGCCTGTACGACCTGCGCAACCTCTTCCAGGTCAACGTGGAGGAGGGCCGGCACCTGTGGGCCATGGTCTACCTGCTGCACGCCTACTTCGGCCGGGAGGGCCGCGAGGAGGCCGAGGCGCTGCTCTTCCGCAACTCCGGCAGTCCCGACACGCCACGCATCCTGGGCGCGTTCAACGAGGAGACCGCCGACTGGCTGGCCTTCTACATGTTCACGTACTTCACCGACCGGGACGGCAAGTACCAGCTCGGCTCGCTCAAGGAGAGCGCCTTCGACCCGCTGTCGCGGACCTGCACCTTCATGCTGAAGGAGGAGGCGCACCACATGATGGTCGGCACCACCGGCATCGACCGTGTGGTGACCCGCAGTGCCCAGCTGATCCGCGAGCACGACACCCTGGACATCGCGGCCTGCGGCGGCATCCCGCTCGACATCATCCAGAAGTACATCAACTTCCACTACACGGTCTCCCTGGACCTCTTCGGCAGCGAGACCTCCACCAACGCGGCGAACTACTACACCGCCGGGCTCAAGGGCCGCTGGCAGGAGGAGCGCCGCAAGGACGACCACCGCCTCGCCGACGACAGCGCCTTCCTGGGCAAGCCGGAGGCCGACGGCAGCTGGTCGCAGGAGGAGGTCCCGGCGCTGCTGGCCCTCAACCTGGATCTGCGCGACGAGTACATCGCGGACTGCGAGAACGGCCTCAAGCGCTGGAACCGGATCCTGGAGGACCACGGGATCGCTTTCCGGCTGAGGCTGCCGCACCCTGGATTCAACCGGAGTGTCGGCATCGCCGCGGGTCACCACATCACCCCGGACGGCACGATCGTCGACGAGCAGACCTGGGAGGCGAGCCGTCGCCACTGGCTGCCCACCGTCGAGGACCTGGCGTTCGTGCGGTCGCTGATGCAGCCGGTGTACGAGCGGGGCAGGATCGCGAACTGGGTCGCGCCGCCGGTCAACGGCATCAACGGCCAACCGTTCGAGTACGAATACGTCCGCCTGGTGTAA